The Streptomyces sp. DG1A-41 genomic sequence CGCGACTGCACCCACGAGCCCAGCGCCCACGTCCCGCCGCCCGCGGCGAGCGAGAACCCGGCCAGCGTCGGACTGAGTCCGCGCTGGGTCACCAGCATCAGCGGCACGAAGGATTCCGCGGCGATGAAGGACCCCGCGGCGACGCCGCGCAGCAGCACGACGGAGGGCAGCCCGCGAGCGGCCCGGTAGGTGCCGCGCGGGAGCAGCCCGAGCACGGCGGGCACCAACAGGGCCACTCCGACCGCGCCCGGCAGGAGCGAGAGCGGGCGCAAGTCCTGGGCGGCGTACTGGAGGAGGCCGGCCCCGAGGGAGATGGCCAGGGCCAGGCGGATGCGTCGCCGGTTGAGGGAGCGCGGCCGGCCGGGAGGGGCGGGCTCCGACACCGGCTCGGCCTCCGGCACCGGTCCGGCCTCCGGCACCGGTCCGGCCTCCGGCACCGGTCCGGCCTCCGGCACCGGTCCGGACGCCCGGCGGCGTATCTGCGGCAGTGCGAGCGCGAGCGGAAAGACGACGAGCACGGGTATCCCGACGAACACCCACCGCCACCCGAGCTGCTCGGTCACCGTACCGGCGGCGAGCGGGCCGACGATCGACGGCAGGATCCAGCTCGCGGCGAACGCGGCCATGATGGCCGGCCGCAGCCGCTCCGGATACGCCCGCCCGACAACGACGTACAGAGCGACGATCACCAGACCGCCGCCGAGCCCCTGCACGGCCCGCCCCAGGATGAACACCCACATCGCCCCGGCGGTCCCCGACAGCACCAGCCCGGCCCCGAAGGAGGCGATGCCCGTCGTCAACGGCCCGAGGGGCCCGCGCCGGTCCGACCACTGCCCGGAGAGCACCATCCCGAACAGGCTGGTGGTGAAGTACCCGGAGAACGCGAACGCGTACAGCGACACCCCGTCCAACTCCCGCGCGGCGACGGGCATCGCCGTGCCGACCGCCGTCGCCTCGAAGGCGATGAGCAGCACGACGGAGACGATCCCGAAGCTCAGCGCCCGATACGCCCGCCCCCACACGGTGTCGTCCACCGCGGGGACGGCGGGCAGGTCATCGGCATCCACGACATCTGCGTCACGCGGCTGCGGGGTGGTCATGACCGCCAGAGTAAGGGCCACAGAGCACTTTGACCCCTGTCGCGAGACGGTCCCTGCCTTGGACCTTGGTCCTACGCCCTTGTCGCGCAGCAGTCCTCGTACGGCACCCCGCCCCTACAGCACCCCGCCCGCCTCGTCCTGGAAGGCGTCCGTCCAGTAGTGACGGCCGGAGCTGCTCGCCGTGACGCCCGTCGGGTCGACCGCCGACAGGACCTGGAGCATCGTCATGGCCAGCTGGTCGTAGGTGTCGGTCGTCAGCTCGTGGTCCGACTGGGCGTCGATCGCCCGCTCGCGGTGCAGCAACCAGAGGGTGAACGCCAGGGTCGACACGTCCGTGTTGAGCGGGTACAGCGTCGCCTCGGGCTCGCACCAGTTCAGGACCGCGCCCGTCGCGCCGTCGACGACCAGGCTGTTGTCCTCGACGAGGTGGCCGAGGCGTATCAGGCGGTGGGCGCTGGAGGGGAGCTCCGTCGGGCCGTCCGTGTCGGCGTGGTACTCCGCCAGCGTCGCCAGGGGGACGTCCGTGTCCAGGGAGAAGACGTGGGCGTCCTCAGGCAGGCCCACCTCGCGCAGGAAGCGGCGGGTCGGCTCGTGCGTGAGGGTCGCGGGGAAGTCGACGTCCTCGAAGCGGGCCACCTTGCCGGGGCCGAACTCCTGGTCCAGGAGGCGGTGCGGGAGATCCAGGGACAGGCCGGATGCGCCGGACCGGCCCGCGACCAGGGAGAGCGGGCGGATCAGTGCCGCCATCTTCCAGAACGGGGCCGGCTCGCCGTCCGTCCCGTCCCGGAACACGGCCAGCAGGTGCTGGGAGGCCTCCGCCACCGCCTTCGGGCCGAAGCGCCCCGCGTAGGAGACGAACTGGCCGCGCAGGCCCGCCAGTTCGTCCGTGGCCTCGGCGAAGCGCACCAGCGTGCGCAGCGAGGGCGCCAAGGGGCGGCGGTCCATCAGGTCGGGGCGGTCGGGCAGGAAGTACGTCGTCGAGATCTCGCCCGTCGCGCCGTCCAGCAGGACCGACTCCGTCTCCAGGCCTCCGGGGCCGAGCAGTCCGCCTATCACGAGCTGCTCGCGCAGCTCCGCCGACAGCCTGTCCTCCGCATCGCCCGTCGAGTCCGCCACCGTGCGCAGGCCCTCCCGGCCCAGCTCGGCGAAGCTCAGCACGCCGCTGTCGGACGGCAGTCCGGGCCCGGTCAGCCAGTGCCGCGTCGACACGTGCGTGACCCACGGGTCCAGCTCGGACTCGGTCAGGGTGATCACCGCGGAACCGGCGTCGGTCGTACTCATGGGCTCCCCCGCATGTGCTTGCTCACCGTCCCCAGGCGGAGCACGGCAGACCGCCCGGCCAGGCCCGGCAGCCGTCCCCCACTGCCCAGAACAGTACGCCCCACCACTGACAACGCCCCGGAACAGCGACGCGCCCCCCAGCGACTGCGCGTCCACCTCACCAGACGCTCAGAGCGCCCTCGCGCGTTCCCTTTCCGCCAGAATCGCCTCCACGGTCTGTCCCACCGTCAGCTCCGAGGTGTCCAGCCACAGCCCGATGCGCGGCGTCCGCGTGCGCAGCTCCTCGTCCAGCATGCCGACGGACCAGGCGGCACCGTATCCCGTCTTCGAGCGATCCGCCTCCCGCACGGCCACCGCCTCAGGGCGTGGCGCCAGGACGACCACGGACAGCGGGCGGGTGCGCACCAGACCGGCGTACGTCCTCAAGTCCTCGCCCAGCACGACGTCCTGCACGACGGCCGTGAACCCGGCCTCGGCGTACGCGTCCGCCGTCGCCGCCGACAGGCGGTAGCGGAGCCGGAGTTGGACTTCGGCCTCGCCCCCGGCGCCGGGGAGGTACTCCTCCCGGCCGGACACGATCATGCGCCGGAACACGTCCCCGCGGACGTGCGCGGCCCGCGGCAGGGACTCCGCCAGCGCTTGGGCGACCGTCGACTTGCCGGCCGCCATCACCCCGGTGACCAGGACGACCCCGTCCAGCTCCGGCATCAGGACCGTTCCGTGACCACCGCGGCCTGCGGGCGGATCGGCAGCCGGTTCACGGGGCGGCCCGTGGCGGCCCGTACGGCGGACGCGATGGCCGCCGGGGACGTCACCACCGGCACCGCGCTGACCGCCTTCGCCCCGAAGGGGGCGACCACGTCCCGCTCCTCGACCAGCCTGACGATGCGGACGTCGGGCGCGTCGAGGGCCGTCGGGAGGGCGTAGCCGGTCAGGTCCGGGTGGCGGATCAGGCCGCGGGGGGTGCGCAGGTTCTCGGTCAGCGCGATGCCCAGGCCCTGGGTCACGCCCGCCTCGATCCGGGCGGCCAGCTGGGTGGGGTTCAGAACCCGCCCCACGTCCTGGGCGACGGCCAGTTCCACGACCCGTACGGAACCGAGCTCGATGTCGACGTCCACCACCGCGCGGATCGCGCAGAAGGCCATGCCGACGAAGGCGTCGCCCTGGCCGGCCTCGTTCAGCGGCTCGGTCGGATGCGGGCGGCACTGGGCGGTGGCCCACAGTTCCTTGCCGTCCAGCGCCTCGGTGACGGTCGTCGAGAGGACTCCGTCGTACGACGTGATCTTGCCGTCGGTGATCTGGAGCAGCTCCGTGGACATGCCGAACTTGTGGGCGAGCGGCTGGAGGAGCTGCGTGCGGACCATCTTGGCCGCACGCTCCACCGCGCCGCCCGACACCCAGGTGTGCCGGCCGCGGCAGCCCGCGCCCGCCGGGGGCTGGTCGGTGTCGACCGGCGCCACGTGCACCTCGTCTATGCCGAGCGTCTCCTGCACGATCTGCCGGGCCAGGGTCGTGAAGCCCTGGCCGGTCTCGACGGCCGCGCACAGCACCGTCGCCACACCGTCGTGGACCTTCACGGTCGCCGTGGAGACCTCGTCCGCGCCCTCCGCGCCGAGCATGTGCACCATGCCCACGCCGTAGCCCACGCCCCTGCGCACCGCGCCCGGTTCGCCCGCGCCCTCGGGGCCGCCGGGCAGCAGCCACTCCTCCTCGGGCGTGTCCTTGGGCAGCGGCGGGAGCGGGAAGTCCCGGACCGCCTGGAGCAGTTCGGCGACCGGGGCCGGGCAGGTCACCGTCTGGCCGGTCGGGAGCACGTCGCCCGTCGCCATGGCGTTGCGCAGCCGCACCTCGGCCGGGTCGAAACCGAGCTTCTTGGCGATCTTGTCCATCTGTGCCTCGTAGGCGGCACAGACCTGCATGGCGCCTTCGCCGCGTACGTGGCCGGACGGGGGGTTGTTGGTGCGTACGGCCCAGCCCTCGATGAAGGCGTTCGGGACGACGTACGGGCCGCAGGCGAACGCGACGGCGGCGGCCAGGGCGTCGGCGGAGGTGTCTGCGTAGGCGCCCGCGTCGAGCAGGATCTGCGCCTCCACCTTCACGAGTCTGCCCTCGGCGTCGGCGTGGTGGCGGTAGCGCAGCAGGGTGGGGTGTCGGTGGACGTGCCCCAGGAAGGACTCCTCGCGTGTGGCCGCGAGTTTCACCGGGCAGCCGGTCCGCAGCGCCAGCAGGCCGAGCGGGAGCTGGAAGCCCTGGTCCTCGCGGTCGGCCGTGGCGCCGGGGACACCGGTGACGACGACCTTGACCCGCTCGGGTTCCAGAGCGAAGGCGGCGGCGGCCGTGTCGCGGTCGGTGTGCGGGTCGGTGGAGGCGACGTACAGCTCCACGCCGCCGTCCGGGCGCGGCACGGCCAGGCCCGCCTCGGCGCCGATGGGCGCGGGGTCCTGGCGGCCGATGCGGTACAGGCCCTCGACGACGATCTCGCCGGCCGCCTCCGGGTCGCCGTGGCGCAGCGGGATGTGCCGGATCAGGTTGCCGTCGGGGTGCAACGGCTCCGCCTCGAAGGCCTGCTCCGGGTCGGTCACCGGGTCGAGCACCTCGTACTCGACGATGACGGCGGCGGCGGCCATCCGCGCGGTGTCCGGGTGGTCGGCCGCGACGGCGGCGATGGGCTCGCCGTGGTGGCGTACGACCTCGGAGGCGAAAACCGGGCGGTCGGCCTTGCCGCGGCCGTGCAACGGGCTGCCGGGGACGTCCTCATGGGTGACGACGGCGCGTACGCCGGGCATCTCGCGCGCGTGGGAGGTGTCGATGGAGACGATGCGCGCGTGCGGGTGCGGTGAGCGCAGCACGGCCGCCCACAGCAGGCCCTCGGCCCACAGGTCGGCGGCGTACGGGAAGGTGCCCTCCGTCTTGGCGCGGGCGTCGGCGGCCGGGAGGGCGGCGCCCAGGCCGTGCGGCAGCGGTTCGGCGGCGGGGGCGGCCTCCGCGGCCTGCGCGGTGGCTGCTTCGTTGCTCACGCGGGGCCTCCGTCCTGGCCGTGGGGCTGGTCATGCGGGTCTGGAGTGTGCGGTTCCGGGGGCGAGCCGAAAGCCGACGCGTTGACGCCGCCGGCGCCCTGGCCCGCCTGGTGCGGGATACGGGCCTCGTCGGTGTCGCCGTCGGCGGGCCCGGAGTGTGCCTCGCGTTCGGCGACGACCTCCTGCACGGCGTCCACCACGCCCCGGTAGCCGGAGCAGCGGCACAGGTTGCCGCACAGCGCCTGGCGGGTCTCCAGCTCGGTGGGCGCCGGGTTGCCCTCCAGGAGGTCGTGCACCGTCATCGCCATGCCGGGGACGCAGAAGCCGCACTGCACGGCGCCGCAGCGCGCGAGCGCCCGCTGCACGTCCGACGGCTGCCCGTCCTCGGCCAGGCCCTCGACGGTACGGACCTCGCTGCTGGCGGCGGTCACGGCCGGGACCAGGCAGGACGCGACGAGCCGCCCGTCGACCTGGACGTTGCACGCGCCGCACTCGCCCTGCGAGCAGCCGTCCTTGGCCCCCGCGAGTCCGAGCCGCTCGCGCAGCACGTACAGCAGGGACTCGCCGATCCACGCGTCGCCGACCGGGCGGTCGGTGCCGTTGACGCGCAGGACGTAGGAGGCGAGGGGGTGTTCCTCCTGCGGGGCCGTGGAGGGCGGCTCCTGGGACGCCTCGCCCTG encodes the following:
- a CDS encoding MFS transporter → MTTPQPRDADVVDADDLPAVPAVDDTVWGRAYRALSFGIVSVVLLIAFEATAVGTAMPVAARELDGVSLYAFAFSGYFTTSLFGMVLSGQWSDRRGPLGPLTTGIASFGAGLVLSGTAGAMWVFILGRAVQGLGGGLVIVALYVVVGRAYPERLRPAIMAAFAASWILPSIVGPLAAGTVTEQLGWRWVFVGIPVLVVFPLALALPQIRRRASGPVPEAGPVPEAGPVPEAGPVPEAEPVSEPAPPGRPRSLNRRRIRLALAISLGAGLLQYAAQDLRPLSLLPGAVGVALLVPAVLGLLPRGTYRAARGLPSVVLLRGVAAGSFIAAESFVPLMLVTQRGLSPTLAGFSLAAGGGTWALGSWVQSRPRFEPYRERLTTLGMLLVAAAIATAPSVLIDSVPVWTLAVAWAFGCFGMGLVISSTSVLLLKLSAPEEAGTNSAALQISDGLSNVVLLSAGGAAFAALGGGTVTHTTTATTGSHPAAFAAVFLPMAVVALAGAWVTTRLRER
- a CDS encoding SUKH-4 family immunity protein is translated as MSTTDAGSAVITLTESELDPWVTHVSTRHWLTGPGLPSDSGVLSFAELGREGLRTVADSTGDAEDRLSAELREQLVIGGLLGPGGLETESVLLDGATGEISTTYFLPDRPDLMDRRPLAPSLRTLVRFAEATDELAGLRGQFVSYAGRFGPKAVAEASQHLLAVFRDGTDGEPAPFWKMAALIRPLSLVAGRSGASGLSLDLPHRLLDQEFGPGKVARFEDVDFPATLTHEPTRRFLREVGLPEDAHVFSLDTDVPLATLAEYHADTDGPTELPSSAHRLIRLGHLVEDNSLVVDGATGAVLNWCEPEATLYPLNTDVSTLAFTLWLLHRERAIDAQSDHELTTDTYDQLAMTMLQVLSAVDPTGVTASSSGRHYWTDAFQDEAGGVL
- a CDS encoding AAA family ATPase, whose product is MPELDGVVLVTGVMAAGKSTVAQALAESLPRAAHVRGDVFRRMIVSGREEYLPGAGGEAEVQLRLRYRLSAATADAYAEAGFTAVVQDVVLGEDLRTYAGLVRTRPLSVVVLAPRPEAVAVREADRSKTGYGAAWSVGMLDEELRTRTPRIGLWLDTSELTVGQTVEAILAERERARAL
- a CDS encoding molybdopterin cofactor-binding domain-containing protein, with the translated sequence MSNEAATAQAAEAAPAAEPLPHGLGAALPAADARAKTEGTFPYAADLWAEGLLWAAVLRSPHPHARIVSIDTSHAREMPGVRAVVTHEDVPGSPLHGRGKADRPVFASEVVRHHGEPIAAVAADHPDTARMAAAAVIVEYEVLDPVTDPEQAFEAEPLHPDGNLIRHIPLRHGDPEAAGEIVVEGLYRIGRQDPAPIGAEAGLAVPRPDGGVELYVASTDPHTDRDTAAAAFALEPERVKVVVTGVPGATADREDQGFQLPLGLLALRTGCPVKLAATREESFLGHVHRHPTLLRYRHHADAEGRLVKVEAQILLDAGAYADTSADALAAAVAFACGPYVVPNAFIEGWAVRTNNPPSGHVRGEGAMQVCAAYEAQMDKIAKKLGFDPAEVRLRNAMATGDVLPTGQTVTCPAPVAELLQAVRDFPLPPLPKDTPEEEWLLPGGPEGAGEPGAVRRGVGYGVGMVHMLGAEGADEVSTATVKVHDGVATVLCAAVETGQGFTTLARQIVQETLGIDEVHVAPVDTDQPPAGAGCRGRHTWVSGGAVERAAKMVRTQLLQPLAHKFGMSTELLQITDGKITSYDGVLSTTVTEALDGKELWATAQCRPHPTEPLNEAGQGDAFVGMAFCAIRAVVDVDIELGSVRVVELAVAQDVGRVLNPTQLAARIEAGVTQGLGIALTENLRTPRGLIRHPDLTGYALPTALDAPDVRIVRLVEERDVVAPFGAKAVSAVPVVTSPAAIASAVRAATGRPVNRLPIRPQAAVVTERS